In one window of Natator depressus isolate rNatDep1 chromosome 12, rNatDep2.hap1, whole genome shotgun sequence DNA:
- the LOC141996758 gene encoding C-signal-like, which yields MAGFNVRSVLVTGASRGIGLGLAKQFLGKSNPPKWVFATCRDLEGAQAQELKTLASRHPNLMIVALEVTDPASIKAAAARVEEHLKGSGLNLLINNAGILRLNTLESETPEDMSLVYATNVTGPLLVSQAFLPLLKKAAQGSPQPGLSCSKAAIVNMSSEGGSITNPFAWQLGQVISYRCSKAALNMLTKCQSLGYGGDGILSIAVHPGWVQTDMGSSASHQVPLTVDMSVRGILNVLPTLSEKDNGAFVDWEGKVLPW from the exons ATGGCTGGCTTTAATGTCCGCAGCGTTCTGGTGACTGGGGCCAGTCGGGGAATCGGCCTGGGGCTTGCCAAGCAGTTTCTGGGGAAATCAAACCCACCCAAGTGGGTCTTTGCGACCTGCCGGGATCTGGAGGGAGCACAAGCACAG GAATTAAAGACCTTGGCATCCAGGCATCCAAACCTGATGATTGTTGCACTAG AAGTTACGGACCCAGCCAGCATCAAGGCGGCAGCAGCCAGAGTTGAGGAGCATCTGAAAGGCTCAGGGCTGAATCTGCTGATAAACAACGCTGGGATACTGAGGCTGAACACACTAGAGTCTGAGACACCGGAGGACATGTCCCTGGTGTATGCAACCAACGTGACAGGGCCTCTCCTGGTGAGCCAG GCGTTCCTGCCCTTGCTGAAGAAGGCTGCCCAGGGAAGCCCCCAGCCAGGGCTGAGCTGTAGCAAGGCGGCCATTGTCAACATGTCCAGTGAGGGCGGCTCCATCACGAATCCCTTTGCCTGGCAGTTGGGGCAAGTTATCTCTTATCGGTGCAGCAAG GCTGCTCTGAACATGCTCACCAAGTGCCAGTCCTTGGGGTATGGCGGAGACGGGATCCTGAGCATTGCTGTCCATCCTGGCTGGGTGCAGACTGACATGGGGAGCTCAGCCTCCCACCAG GTCCCACTGACGGTGGATATGAGTGTCCGAGGGATCCTGAATGTGCTCCCGACACTCTCCGAGAAGGACAACGGGGCCTTTGTGGACTGGGAAGGGAAAGTTCTTCCCTGGTGA